TGATGACAGTGTCTGGTGTGATGTCCTTGTGTTCCATCTGTGGAGAAGGAGGCTGTGATGGAGACACACGGCCAGTCTTCCCCTGCTTGGAGGCCTCTGTTTTGGGTTGACCAGGCTTCTTCTCTCGGGGGCGGGTGTTTCTGAAGATACTCACAATCAGCAGATTGATGGGGAACATGATGATAGAACTTTGAACTCCAATCATCACTTGTTGCCAGGTGAACTCAATGTGACCTTCAGAGTTACAGATATAGGGATAAATTAACAGAGAGCGTTAATCACTTTTAAGTCCAGACACGTTGTGGAGCACCAATTCCGTGGATAATATCTTACCCAGGTCCATTGTTTGTTCAGAGGGGTCAGTCGGGATGCCATAGAACATGATATTGGTCAACATGGTGCAGAGCAGCAGAGAAAAACAGCATGATACTCGCTGCACACATGTGAAGGTGCTGTTTGGAGGACGGCTGATCACAGAGAACCAGATGTGACCATCACGGAAGTCTTTGGCTGTCTTCATGAAGAACAGGTTACTGAAAAGATGCAGTATACAATCGAAATTAACTGTACTTAAATACATCATGGAGGAGGGTTCTTAGATCAATTACAGGATGGTCCTTTTCATCTCACCTAAATCTCTTTAGATCCATTTCAGTGGCAACAGGGAAGGATCTATCTAGAAGGCAGTCTCCCATATCGATGGCAAGCCAGGAGTTACAGAGGAAGTGCCACTTCTGCCCAGTTTGTAAATCTTGCACCATTACTTTGTTTACGTACCTGCAGGAAAACATGATTTCATCTCAGCATCCGGAAAATATCTGCATTATATATATGATTCATGCTTATTTTACTATtattacagcccccccccccgcctccccccccccccccccgacgagCTTTCACAAGCttaatttttatataaaatatacagatatattagttgtaaaaattacagctaataaacggacccatctgcaaccgacgcaagcaagtaCACCCTACCCTCTCcttaaaattattattttcccacccctaaggatccgtcaatatttggactacatagacaacaccGGTGtgaaaaggttcgtcttggtagcgattgcattgcCTCTATTaggatttacattccgttgcacggtttaggcttgaaTAAAGTTTTGTAGCAAAAAGTGCTTTCTGTGCACCAAGGGACCTCAGTGTTAGCCTAAAGTCACAATGTCAGCACACATCAGaatgtcagcacacgttagcaacgacgcagttctagtaagacagacagtgaTATCAGTGAgacctcagcattagtaccgtagctaaaagtctaggaaagttgaggttacttttcgctaggtacatACGAACATGTAGGTAGACAAGttggttccccttcgttcttttggtgagcagtctcacgagccctacttacccggcgtcatggagccgaccagctaaatagttatttagcactagcttTGCTACCTGCTACAGCTGGCAACTCCGTTTTGCTTCTAGATTCAGACCtatccccggtaaattgtagcgctagctaactactagacttctgctgtgtggTAATCGCAGGaactaaccagtcgaagggcatacaaaaatacagggtgttgatattcacagcctggaaacatacccagctgcaaccgatgcaagcacaccccacaatttccccagaaatggtaccctctctagttattattatagttgttattattgttgttgttatatTGTAATACACCATAAGAGTATGTGTGAATGTATTGGTTCCTCTCTTCATTCAACAACATGTGAGTTTCCTGCCCATTCCCTACCAGCTCGGGTGTTCTCCAGAGTTGTCGTGCCACACCCTGATGCTCTGCAGCTCCCCCAGGGAGAAGGGGGTGGTCAGCAGGAAGGTGTCTACTGCACCCCTCTCAAACACAGGTTTGTCAGGGTCAGTGAGGTGGTGGggctcactctccccctctgtgcCCAGCAGAGTCACGGTTACCTGGAAAGGGGAAATAGGTTACCTAGAGGTAGCTGAAGCTGTTGTGGCACCCTGTGTtatcgttgttgttgttgttgtgggggcTGGACTCTGAAGCTGTCTGACCTGAGCTGAGCTGGAGGCACCACGTCGATGTCCTGTACTGATGTTCAGCATGTAGCCATACTCAGCCAAAGGGTCGTTGTCCTCCAGTACTGTTACCTTTACCTGGACACAATTTGAGGGTatcttacacacatacaaacactgaAAAAGTAACATTGCCACATCAACAATGGTGTTTCTGatttatgtttttgtatttttacaaCATGGCCTAAGTGGCTTTTTGAGAGAGACCTTGGCAGTATCCTTGATGTCTTTCCTGCGTGCCCACACGACCACCAGGAGATAAGCTACAAAGATGGCGCCCACAAAGCACACAACCACTGGGTTTTCAGTGAAGGTAGAGAAGAGCTCTGCGGTGCGAGACACATCCACAACGTTGGGCATGACGAAGAAAGAGCTTCCAAAGAAGGTCAGGTGGTTACATAGGCACTGAGTGACAAACGGGGTGGTGAGAGGGCCAACCTGGAAAGACCAGAGCCGGATCGGCCATCAGAATTAGACCAATATTGCTTACTTTGCGAGTTGCTCATTAGATGTGATGTACTTACCCTGCAGCCGGCCTCACTCCAAGCTGATTGAGACTCATTCCAATACTTGCACTGGGCAGCAATGGAGGTGACAGACACACTGGCATTTACTGATTTAACCCCTGCCTCCACAATGGGTTGCACCACAAGGTAGTGCTCCCCAACATGTCCTCCTCTATCACTGGGAGCCAGCACCCATATGTACCTCTCCTCTGCACCCAAAACACCCAAAGAAACAAGCAAATTGTACAGCATAAACAAAGTATGTCTTATCGTATATAATATAACTCAACATTATGATCACAGATGTTTTCTGTCATGCACTTAGGAGCAGGTGCATCACCTTGTATCGTGCCATTCTTAGGCATATGAGTCTTAGCTACATAATCCGCTGTGGTGGGGTAGTTCTTATCACCCAGGAACAGTTTAAAGGTCAAGTCCTCTGATGGCTCCATCCTCAGCACCAGCGTCACATCAGGTGAAGGAACGTTGATCTTCAGAGTGCTGTAGTTACTCAGGTTCAAGATTGTACTGTTCACCTGTTCTCCATCCAGCCTGGGCAATAATATCTGTGAAGCAACAGAGGTCATTGTACACTACAGTGATCTAAGTGAATGGGCTTTTAAACACGTCAACAACAGAACAGTAGAGTGGAGGTTATGTCTAATCTGACCTCTATCTCATGAGTCAGATTCTCTATGGGGATGACTGAGCCATTTGCTCTGCTGAGAGAGACCGAGCCCAAAGCACCGCTGATGTCAGCCTTTTCACTCCAGGAAAATGGATTCCTTTCAAAACTCATCATCTGTAAAGTCAGAAGGGATATTGGGAGTTAAGGGATAAaccacacataaatacacacccaCAATCTGGATGTCTTACCCGCACATCCACCGGTTCCTCCAGAGAAAGGACGTcagcaggcaggggagggaaggagaagctggaggaggtgtTCTTCGGAACGATGATTGACTGCATTTGAAGGGTTTCTGGAGACACTCTGAAAAGAGACAGAGTACGAGACATAACCACAGACTGTGAAAACATAGTGAGTTTGTTTTCAACTGTCTTCCACCACTCCCTTACCTGTTGACAAACAAACTGATCTTTTCCATGCTGACAATGGCTGGCCCCTGGTCAGTCACTTTCCCATTCAACAATGCACTTTGAACATTGTCCATTCCATCGAGAAGGAAATTTGAAATCTTTTTCTGCAAACgacaaaacattttattgagCTGACTGAGGACCGTAAGTAGTAAAAGAGCTGTCGTATTGTTGACATTTGGCTTACATAAACATTCTATCACTCTTACATTAGAAGAGACTTTTAAAATGTTGCTGGCCGCCTCCACTATGGGAGTGGCGGCATTCACCACCTGGTCACCTCCATTTTCCTGACTGACGTTCATGAATAGAAGGGAGGAGCTGAGATCTGCCACCAGGGAACTGGCCTTTTCCTGGAAGACACACATGTTGGGACCGCACAGAAACACTTATATGAGTTATGACATGACTAGATGTTATCATAATAAGTCTGTTGTTGTGGTAGGTGATGTTCTGGGTATTCTGGGTGTACCTGAGCAGCCGGGGTCAGCTCCTCAGGTTTCTTGGTGAGCCCCACCACGGCTCCTGCAGTTACCTGCACCTCCTGGGTGGAGTTACTTGGGGAGTTCTGCAGCACTTCATTCATACTGGTTAGCATCTGCTCTCGCAGCTGGAATGAAGATACTTTGTGAAACACTACCTTAGGTCTCCTTCCAATAATCCAATAAACCACGTCAAAGGATACCACGTGGAAGGAAGAGGCCATCACACAAATGCGCCCCCAGTTGGCCTGTCTAATGTCCTCTAGCCAGGCAAAGTAGATGTCAGAGTCCTTCTTTACCTACCTTCTTCCTAGCATCCGTTTGCTCTGCACTGTCCCCACCGTCGTTCAGCATGTCAGACACAGACTGGAACATCTGTCCCAGGTTCTCTCCAGAGAGCAGcccctgctgctgcagctgggcTACAGAGTCCACCACCGCAGACTGGAGCTCCTGCACTGTAGAGCTGGAGTTGGCCGGACGCACCTGCTCACACGACAACCAGAACAGCTCCAAATGTAACTTCTCAAGGTAAGACGTGTGTCTAAGCAATTTCAGTACATAACACTTTCCATGCTGGATGACTATGGACAAACCTGCGTGGTGATGgaagtgcttgtctttgtgaACCCGTTTTTGACTGTTGCCACCACGGACAGACTGTAATTGTTGCTTTCCTCCCCCAGAGGAAGGTAAATAGACTTGACTTCATTTGCAGAACTGCAGCGAAGATGATTTCCTGTAATATGAGGAATAGCGACGTTCCAAGCCTGatacaacatgaacagctgaacccagtgccggtcctagcacataaTACTTTCGGCGCCCTAGGCGAGATGtattaccccccctccccccggagcGCAAAACGAGGTGccgcccaccccccacccccccccccccccaccccccccccccccccaccccccaacggGCCGCCCCCCCAAACGCAACACGGAGATATGACGTGGCGTGGTTGGCGCCCTCAGCTGGTTGTGCGGcagggttaattaatggatgctCTTTGGAAAAtcccgcccccctcttcatgccgccctaggcggctgcctatgtcgcctgtaGGAAGGACCGGCTCTGGCTGCACCAATGCTTTCACAACACAATGCGCCGTACAGACCTTTGTTTGTCCTGAAGCAGTACAGGCAGTTGCCTGACGAACAGAAGGAGGAGGCGGTGCAGTTGATGTTGAATGGATCTAGGACAGTGCCGTTTTGTGGGGAGATAGTACATGAAGGGGGCGTGGGAGTGGTGGTAGACTGGGTGGTGGCAGGCTGGGTGTTACTGACAGGAACAGGAGTCATTACGCCTGGTATTTGTATGGTGTATTTGGCAAAGCCAGGTGTTGTCTCACCTATGAAACGGTGACAGCAGGCAATAAAAACCAGTATTCATCACTTCACATTACTGGGAATGGAATTCCCCCAAAACATTACAAACAAATATTACAAAGGCTTTTAGCCTTTTACTCACCATAAGCAATAACATTGAGATTTTGAAACGTGCTCGTTGCTGTCTGCAGATATTTTTCAGCCACCCTATACTCATTGCCACCAACTTGTTTCTCAATCAGTGGCTTTCTCCCTGCACTGGTGTAGCATTCTTTCAGGTCACCCTGGAAGACAAAGTTTTTTGAATCAAAATGACGTCATGAGTATCTTCATTCCGCACAGTCATTattctgtgacatcacacatgACAAGCAGCAGACGTGCATTCCTTCTTACATACAGTATAGTAGAGCATTGTTCATGTTAATGTATTAGCTCATTCACTCAGGTTCTGTGCTCTACTTTTGAGTCTACCTGTGCTTCATGTGTTCTCGTAAACTCAGACTTACAGTCAAAGGTCCTGGGTCCTCAATATGCCAAACCACCTTCGGGCAGCTCCCAACACAGTCCAATTTGAGATTTACATCCTGTGATGTGTCACAACCACTGCAACTGTCAAAATAAATGTGAGGCCAAATAATGGTTAGAATGGGTGTTCTTAGGTCCTAAAGAAGGGAAACAAACTAGTTGATGCAAAACATTCTGAACATTTGGACATCAACTATTGACCTTTAGAGATGTTGTTACTCTGAACACAGAACTGCTGAtcagggccggcccaagcctttatggggccttaAACTGAATTGATTTGGGGGCCCCTCCGAATTATGTTAATTACCATTAACATATTATATAATTTTAAAATTAAGCTGTAATTTaatgtgctcttgggggccctctggtggccacggggCCGTAAGCAGCCGCTTAGTCCACTTATGCCTTGGGCCAGCTCTTCTGCTGATCTTTGTTGTGGTTTGTAATATTAATTATAAGGAGGAATTGGTTAGAGGCTATCATACCTGATGCTGACATTGACAAATTCCTTAGGAGTTACAGATATGCATCTGGATGCTGAAGTTAGGGTGTACCATTTGTTAAAGAACGACTTCAGCTTCACTTGAAAAGTGAATTCACTGAATGTAAACGAATCGGGAAGGCATTTTTTATCAATGACAAGAGTGCTCTCCTTGTTCTTGTTCATTATGTCATTGCATTTGCAGTTGATCTCTGTAGAGCAAAAGGGAGACTCTTAGAAAACAAGACCCTTAGCCCTGAAAGGACGGAGTGCTGTATAATCCTCTATGCAAAATCTGTCCTAAAAAAGAATATATGTTTTTATATAGGAACTTTTTAACGCTGTAAAACAATTAGCACTTACTGCATGACCATTCAAACTTGCTCCACCTTCCACTGGCCAGCCCAAACAGACCAGTTACTGCCATCATGACGCTGTCACTGTAGTCAACAAGGGTATCTGGAGTTGAAGTTATCCTTAAGGAATAAGCTCTAGGCTTTCTGACATGCCCTGTCTGAAGTAAACAAATATATTCACAAGCATGTATTATATTGAACAAATAATAATCTCACCAAAATGTGTGATTTTTATGGACATGTATTTATGtacattacaaatatatattaatTTGTACATTTAAATTATTGAAGTTTGCTGCATGCTTAAATATCACATTTAGCTTGTTAACTAAACATACCGTGTTTCCATGGTCATGTAAAAGGTCTAAAAAGTTGCTGCAGGCAACTGTGACGTTCCACAaattcacctccacctccatgtcTGAGAAGACATTCCAGGCTTTGACTGTTATCTCCAAACTACCTGGAAAAAAGTGGGAAACATTACATTACCTTTCAGTTTTCAATGCTTTGCAGATGATTCATTTCATTACTATATACTGTTATTTGTGAAGCAAATGTCAAGGTCCACTACCTTGTACTGTTGGTGTGATGTTGTAAACTTGCAGACTGctgttgtgcatgtgtctggTCTCAGAGAAAGTCTTGTTGTCTCCAGTCACAGAGAACAGGAGCTGTGCTGGAGCTCCATGCTCGAGAAAGACACTGATGGGGAGGTGGGAGTCTGGACACTGGCCCTCCTCTAGCAGCAAGGAGGCCTGCAAGCCTCTCACTGGCTCCAGCAGGCACACCTGCAGCTCTGTGGACACTCCAGGGGTCGTGACCCCGTTGAACGCCTTCAGGCTTAGCTGGTGGCAGCCAGACCCAAGCTGCTCCTGAACCTCTGGACCCACTGTAATGTTGTGGGGAATGATTCCTCTGACCACAGATGAGTGAGACACCAACATGTCCCCACTCTGGATTGTATAGGTCACATTTGTACCTGTTGACAGAAAGGTTGGAATATTTTCAATATTTAGTCACTGAGAACTGTTAAATTCTGCATAGTGTTGGTTTATAGCAATTGTATTGTCTAGTATGGAGAAGTGGGCATCCTGTGATTTTACAGAGCCCCCATCTTGCCCATGGTGTCCCCCACCCATGTATATTGCTCATTTTAAAATGACCATatggtgtttgcttgtgtgtcacATAGACAACACTTTTAGGTGTGATGTCTTAGGTTTATATTAATACCTACCAGCTTCCACTTCTACCTGGATTAGCAATAGGCTCCCATAGAGACCTTTGCAGTTGGCGCCATCTGTTGAGTGGTTTGGGCTATAGCATTTGATGACACCAAACTCTCCGACAGGCTCCTGAATGGTGATGGTTTTCTGAACCGTAACATGCCATTCACTGGTAGTACAATCCACCAAAACCAAATAGACTCCTGGATGGCTGTATTTATGAACCACACTGCTCTCTAACCTTATGGGAAAAATATACAGTAGTACCATTTATTTTTCTATTTGTGGGtagtaaaaataataataatattgctTTCAATATAGCTAGACTGAGATATTGAAGTTTTGCAACAAACTGCTCTCTAACCTGTGAGGGAACACAATAAACAGACAGATGATTGTGAAAAGATACAGCTAGCTAATATGTAGCAGACAATGAACTGACAGTCAGTCGTTACTCACTCCTTCGGACTGTAGGGGTGAACGTTGTGTCCATCTCCAGCCCTCAGGGAGCAGCTGAGGTTGCCCTGGAATGGATGTAGGAGCCACTTCACTGTAAAGGTCACGTCGTCATAGACTGCTGCCAAATTGCTCATTAACAGGTTCAGACCTGAGAGACAAACGTTTCAAGATAAATGGCTTGATGATGATCCAGTAGCAGTTGAAAGCTCATTTAAAACAATAAAGCAATATGTCAGAAAGGGCTCTTTTACTTGAGTTGAGATTTATAATGATCAAACACAGTCCTGTTTTACATCACATGGGTGTGAGTACATGAGTTATATCAGCCATCTGATAAGAGGCTGAAGGATCATTTTAACATGTGCAAAGATACACGTAGACACACTGTGTGAAGGCCACATAGCTTACACTCCAGCATATGGGTAaaaaggggaaaggggggagagagagagagatagtctgACCCTCTTTGCAGTGGTACTCCACAGACAGGTAGCTTCCAAGTCCAGGACAGGGTTCACCAAAAGAGGTCACATCTACAGTAGCCTGGCACACCTGCAGCCCATGACAATCTCCTGCAACGACACAGACAAGATGTTTACGTAACACAGAAATATATCTCCTCTAAACCATTTACAAGTATCAACTTGTAGATTATGTAACTACCTTGTGCTCCATCGATATTCAATATCATTATTGTTGTGATCTTCATCCCAGTCAATATTATCACATGATCATCATCttcataatatatatatgttgtATATTGTTTAGTTATCACAATGACTCACTGTCCAGACATTTATTCTGTATATGAATCATTAGACAACGAGAACAAGCTAACAAAAGCTTTAATGCATGAGTCAGTATTGACAGCAAAGTATTTGATTCTGTTTACCCTGATAATGAATGCCTTTTCAATGCATAGGTTTATTCATTCTCCCTGTGTATTAACATCTTCTGTATATAGAAAAAAATTTCTTCTTTGTAGCACAAAcaacttttgttgtttttggaAACACTATTCAATGTAATATGTTTGGTTaggagacacttttatccaaagcaacgtgcAAAGGTTCATTTGAACCTGGCTCCTATAAATTTTCAGTCAAATGTTCTTTAGTATATGATTGAGCTAAAAAGAACGATGTCAAACCTGGTTTATATTGGGATTCATACTGAAACCAATAAAGCCCCAAATATTGGACTATCGGACTATTGGACTTTATATAATCTTTAAAGAAATACCTGTTACTGAATCTACAACATCCATCCAGCTGCACTCTTCCTGTATGGATGTGGGTGAAGGGTTGGGGCTCAAACGGCAGTAATGAGCTGTTTTACGACCATAGAAGCTGTCATCAACCTCTATCACTTGACCAGAACCGCATTGCAGTGTGGCGTTGTGGTGTGCACATGCAATAGTGCGACCGGACTCTGTTAAAGGAAAATAAATGGGATTCAGCGATATGATGTTACCCTCTGTCTCATactgtccacacacaaacaaacaacaaaaaataccaACCAAACTCGCAG
The window above is part of the Osmerus mordax isolate fOsmMor3 chromosome 13, fOsmMor3.pri, whole genome shotgun sequence genome. Proteins encoded here:
- the LOC136955117 gene encoding polycystin-1-like protein 2; translated protein: MESMSFTQLLLSTLFLLCPSGAEEESEAFACPEHQQGFDSSCYEFGGLRRSFFSAQGWCERGGGHLAFIQNEETQQFLQKHLESETDWWLGLAPASANLTLDSSSAEGPLSWLDGSDVSYSNWVSSPAPGAGCAHILRNSGFQWEATANCSQEFTFVCEFESGRTIACAHHNATLQCGSGQVIEVDDSFYGRKTAHYCRLSPNPSPTSIQEECSWMDVVDSVTGDCHGLQVCQATVDVTSFGEPCPGLGSYLSVEYHCKEGLNLLMSNLAAVYDDVTFTVKWLLHPFQGNLSCSLRAGDGHNVHPYSPKELESSVVHKYSHPGVYLVLVDCTTSEWHVTVQKTITIQEPVGEFGVIKCYSPNHSTDGANCKGLYGSLLLIQVEVEAGTNVTYTIQSGDMLVSHSSVVRGIIPHNITVGPEVQEQLGSGCHQLSLKAFNGVTTPGVSTELQVCLLEPVRGLQASLLLEEGQCPDSHLPISVFLEHGAPAQLLFSVTGDNKTFSETRHMHNSSLQVYNITPTVQGSLEITVKAWNVFSDMEVEVNLWNVTVACSNFLDLLHDHGNTTGHVRKPRAYSLRITSTPDTLVDYSDSVMMAVTGLFGLASGRWSKFEWSCKINCKCNDIMNKNKESTLVIDKKCLPDSFTFSEFTFQVKLKSFFNKWYTLTSASRCISVTPKEFVNVSISCSGCDTSQDVNLKLDCVGSCPKVVWHIEDPGPLTGDLKECYTSAGRKPLIEKQVGGNEYRVAEKYLQTATSTFQNLNVIAYGETTPGFAKYTIQIPGVMTPVPVSNTQPATTQSTTTPTPPSCTISPQNGTVLDPFNINCTASSFCSSGNCLYCFRTNKGNHLRCSSANEVKSIYLPLGEESNNYSLSVVATVKNGFTKTSTSITTQVRPANSSSTVQELQSAVVDSVAQLQQQGLLSGENLGQMFQSVSDMLNDGGDSAEQTDARKKLREQMLTSMNEVLQNSPSNSTQEVQVTAGAVVGLTKKPEELTPAAQEKASSLVADLSSSLLFMNVSQENGGDQVVNAATPIVEAASNILKVSSNKKISNFLLDGMDNVQSALLNGKVTDQGPAIVSMEKISLFVNRVSPETLQMQSIIVPKNTSSSFSFPPLPADVLSLEEPVDVRMMSFERNPFSWSEKADISGALGSVSLSRANGSVIPIENLTHEIEILLPRLDGEQVNSTILNLSNYSTLKINVPSPDVTLVLRMEPSEDLTFKLFLGDKNYPTTADYVAKTHMPKNGTIQEERYIWVLAPSDRGGHVGEHYLVVQPIVEAGVKSVNASVSVTSIAAQCKYWNESQSAWSEAGCRVGPLTTPFVTQCLCNHLTFFGSSFFVMPNVVDVSRTAELFSTFTENPVVVCFVGAIFVAYLLVVVWARRKDIKDTAKVKVTVLEDNDPLAEYGYMLNISTGHRRGASSSAQVTVTLLGTEGESEPHHLTDPDKPVFERGAVDTFLLTTPFSLGELQSIRVWHDNSGEHPSWYVNKVMVQDLQTGQKWHFLCNSWLAIDMGDCLLDRSFPVATEMDLKRFSNLFFMKTAKDFRDGHIWFSVISRPPNSTFTCVQRVSCCFSLLLCTMLTNIMFYGIPTDPSEQTMDLGHIEFTWQQVMIGVQSSIIMFPINLLIVSIFRNTRPREKKPGQPKTEASKQGKTGRVSPSQPPSPQMEHKDITPDTVIKDIKRIAQSLSKAMKSPMPRLELELGSGRQADINTLLSLVEDIIRQQNRAGGEFYTDVCKREGSLLLSLGSVELQDSSLCGSPEKTVDRSQKRSSNSQYLYRQLRHVEKELSLLGPSRFPNPHSYQRAVQQVQGMKGLLESQLSSSSLGGDQPACSISPAESLDEDTSKRKCCSGGLPWWFVFVGWILVVATSGVSGFFTMIYGLHYGKERSVSWLISMVVSFFESLLITQPLKVLGFAVFFALVLKKVDQEEYGDPKVDGILRNPDEAGAMRAARRDSTCSFYQPPPPSDIEKMRNNLMKEQKVFALIREILTYMGFMWMLLLVAYGQRDPNAYFLTRHIQQSFTQGISDNMSPGDVFTWANTSLLNNLFGEYPGFITDGNSKLVGNARLRQVRVQKNSCRVPRSMRQSVPDCHAPYSWEVEDMGSYGPGWNRSVGDNSSVSLHSPWKYQSQARLRSYPVWGSLVLYRGGGFVEELGPDSYNASRTIQFLFDSTWIDMYTRAVFIEFTVYNANVNLFCIATLMLETTAVGAFQFRSELQSVRLYQSTGGLHIFVMASEVVYFLFILYYMFVQGKLMKQHKWGYFRSKFNLVELAIIVLSWSALSVFIKRTLLGNRDMAYYHDHKDEFASFHATATADAVLGYVIAFLVLLATVKLWHLMRLNSKLHMITATLQRAWTDISGFLVVITIMTLAYSIACNLMYGWKLYSYKTLMDSAQTMVSLQLGIFNYEEVLDYNPVLGAFLIGSCIVFMTFVVLNLFISVILVAFSEEQKHHKPSEEEEIVDLMLMKLCSLFGIKYKKEERNDNKGPSTIST